In a single window of the Littorina saxatilis isolate snail1 linkage group LG3, US_GU_Lsax_2.0, whole genome shotgun sequence genome:
- the LOC138962724 gene encoding oocyte zinc finger protein XlCOF6-like, protein MEEGDTSVLPNFEVEIDVAEETPRGWHSDSSEPHLHVPVSEVVATEIKNTIHAVQTLEEQTALNTYRDTWLKQEIPTQEKQTAVNNHRDTWLKQEIQTPETQTAVNTHSDTWLKQEIRTPETQTTVNTPSDSWLKQEIQTQETQPTVNTPSDTWLKQEIQTPETQTTVNTPSDTWLKQEIRTPETQTAVNTHRDTWLKQEIQTPETQTTVNTPSDSWLKQEIQTPETQTAVNSHSDTWRKQEIQTLETQTPFNIDCETEEDVPSTSLSRPEQHNMACTDDDEKPFACSLCEATFIRSYNLKKHMLRHAKGKESCVCTLCGARVKKPYYLKKHMLSHTGEKPFACTECDAKFTTSGSLKAHMLKHTGERPHMCKLCDARFRRSGTLRDHMLIHTGDKPHVCVLCDARFRQSSALKYHMVTHIKGKQYVCAECGDMFALSNILKRHMLTHSREKNHICTECDAGFSHSGSLRQHMLTHRGEKIHACPICDNKFAQARYMKQHLQRHSAEISRECDDYKYKRSRSAKRNIPKRTEEKNHIHVCTECDAVFTYSSNLKQHMLTHRGDKSHACSVCDKKFAQARYLKQHMYTHAAVKSKHAHST, encoded by the exons ATGGAGGAGGGAGACACATCAGTTCTGCCAAATTTCGAGGTGGAGATCGATGTTGCTGAGGAGACACCGCGGGGTTGGCACAGTGACAGTTCTGAACCACATCTGCACG TGCCAGTCAGTGAGGTTGTGGCCACAGAGATAAAAAATACCATACATGCAGTGCAGACATTGGAAGAACAGACTGCACTCAACACCTACAGAGATACCTGGCTGAAGCAAGAGATACCAACACAAGAAaaacagactgcagtcaacaaTCACAGAGATACCTGGCTAAagcaagagatacagacaccagaaacacagactgcagtcaacactcacagtgatacctggctgaaacaagagatacggacaccagaaacacagactacAGTCAACACTCCCAGTGATTCTTGGCTGAagcaagagatacagacacaagAAACACAGCCTACAGTCAACACTcccagtgatacctggctgaaacaagagatacagacaccagaaacacagactacAGTCAACACTcccagtgatacctggctgaaacaagagatacggacaccagaaacacagactgcagtcaataCTCACAGAGATACCTGGCTGAagcaagagatacagacaccagaaacacagactacAGTCAACACTCCCAGTGATTCTTGGCTGAagcaagagatacagacaccagaaacacagactgcagtcaactcTCACAGTGATACTTGGCGGAagcaagagatacagacattaGAAACACAGACTCCATTCAATATTGACTGTGAGACAGAAGAAGATGTGCCCTCAACATCTCTCAGTCGTCCAGAGCAGCACAATATGGCATGTACAGATGATGACGAGAAACCATTTGCATGTAGCCTGTGTGAGGCTACATTCATCCGATCCTATAAtttgaagaaacacatgttAAGACATGCAAAAGGAAAAGAATCATGTGTATGTACTCTTTGTGGTGCCAGAGTTAAAAAACCCTATTATTTGAAAAAACACATGTTgtcacatacaggagagaaaccatttgcatgtacagagtgtgatgctaagtTCACCACATCTGGTTCTTTGAAGGCACACATGTTGAAGCATACAGGAGAGAGACCCCATATGTGCAAGTTGTGTGATGCAAGATTCCGGAGATCTGGTACTCTCAGAGATCACATGTTGATACACACAGGAGACAAAccgcatgtgtgtgttttgtgtgatgCAAGATTTAGACAATCAAGTGCTTTAAAATATCACATGGTAACACATATAAAAGGGAAACAATATGTATGCGCTGAGTGTGGTGATATGTTTGCACTGTCTAATATCTTGAAgagacacatgttgacacattcaAGAGAGAAAAATCACATATGTACGGAGTGTGATGCTGGGTTCTCACACTCCGGTTCTTTGaggcaacacatgttaacacacagAGGAGAGAAAATACATGCATGTCCAATTTGCGATAATAAATTCGCACAAGCCCGTTATATGAAGCAACACTTGCAAAGACATTCAGCAGAAATATCAAGAGAGTGTGATGATTACAAATACAAAAGGTCTAGGAGTGCGAAGCGAAATATTCCAAAACGCACAGAAGAGAAGAatcatatacatgtatgtacagagtgtgatgctgtGTTTACATATTCAAGTAAtctgaagcaacacatgttaacacaccGAGGAGACAAATCACATGCATGTTCAGTTTGTGATAAAAAATTTGCACAGGCTCGTTATTTGAAGCAGCATATGTATACACATGCAGCAGTTAAATCCAAACATGCACACAGCACGTGA